ACTCAGCTGATCTACTTTAAGTTCGCTTAAAAAGATTCGCGGATATTCAGGAGCAGGAGGGGCGTACCAGTAGGCATCCAGTTTCTTCTCTTCAAAATAGTAATGATCTCTCTTTTGATAACCATGAAACAAAAAGATCTTTTCAAAAGATTTGATGCCAAGGTCCGGAACTCCAAGCGTTCTGAAAGCGATATGATCATTTACTATTTCATCCTGAGAATTGACCACACCATTTTTTAATAAAGCGGCTGTGATTTTATTGACCTCTGGCACGGCTTCGCGGTACCGGTCAAAAAGTTCAGTCAGAAAAATATCTAATGGACTGTTATGATTAAAATTCATGTTCTTTATTTAAAGAGACTACCGCATTTTGTATTTAAAAGGGCTTCGAACGAAATTTCTTCCTGTTTGATAAAGCCTTTTGAAGGTAATGACCCATTGGCAACCATTTCTACCACTGCAACAATACTTGCTGCTGTAGTCCAGGAAATAGCTCTCCAGGAATTACCATTTAACTCAATCGGGCCGTAAGATCTACAGAATTCATTGCGTTTCAATTCATTGTTTTTCCATCCTTCGGCATCTGCATAGATAATAACAACATCTTCATCGACCGGAGGTTTGGCATTTTTAAGAATATCTTCCAATCGTTGTTTATCTTCCTTCATATGTAATTCATTAATCAGGAAGTTCATCAGGTCACAATGTCCCGGATAACGAATAGTTTTATAATCAAGTCTGTCCAGTTTGCCGGCATAGGTTTCGCACATCGTACCCAAACCGCCAGAGGTATAAAACGCTTCATATAAAGCACCATTAATCTGGATAGCTTCTTTGCCCTGTAAAGAGGGGACCATTTTTCGCTGGCCATGGTGAATAGCTTCAGCATCGTTAATATATTCATTAACTACCCCAGCAGCAGACCAGTTAAATGCATAACCCATTGCGCCGTTCGGATACTTTGGTAGAGCGCCAACACGCATATCAATTGATCTTAGTTTTTCAAAATCATTTCCCAGATGGGCACCAATAATACCTATTAATCCTGGGGCCAAACCACATTGAGGAGCCATTACAGCCGTTGCTGTTTCACTTAGTTTTCTGATTTCATTAGTCGTAGGAACGTCCTCAGTTAAATCAAAATAGTGTTTTCCTAAGCTGTGTGCGATTCTTGCAATCGGACTGTTTAAGAAAAACGGCAGGGCAGAAACCACCGCATCAAACTGACCGATCATCTTTTCCATTAAAACCAGGTCAGATACATCGCCAGTGGCAATAGCGAATGGAAGCTCATAATCATAATGTGGAGCTTGTTTATCCATTCCGGTCACTTCGAACTGGTCACTTAGCAATGTGGCTACCAGCGTACCTACCTTGCCAAGGCCCAGGCTTAAAATTTTATTGATCATTATAAAGTTTATTTTGGTTTACAATCTCAAATATCATTAGTTTTACCATTAGTAATAATTCTGATTACTTAAACTATGATAAGTATCACTAATCAAATAGAACTGCGGCACCTTAATTATTTTAAGCTGCTGGCCGAAGAACTGCATTACCGGAAAGCTGCTGAAAAGTTATTTATATCCCAGTCGGCTTTGAGCCAGCAGATTAAGCAACTGGAACAATGCCTTGGTCATTCATTATTTGACCGGAATAACAAACGTGTGGTCTTAAATGAGGCCGGAAAACTCTTTTATAAAGATGCCGTTCAGGTCATTCAAAAAATGCAAATAGCTGTTAATAATGTACAGCTGCTGCAAAAAGGGAATACCGGGCAGCTTGGAATTAGCTTTGTAGCCTCAGCAATGCAGTCTATACTACCAGTTTTACTTAAACAGTTCAACAGTGATTGTCCGAATATTGAATTCCATTTAGAAGAGTTAACCAATAAAGAACAGTTGCTGGCCTTAGAAAAGGGAGATATTGATCTTGGCTTTATGCGTTCTAACCAGGTTGGACAAGAGATGATGATCAAAAGTGTATATAAAGAGACTTTTACACTAGTATTGCCAGCAGATCATCCCATGTCTGCTCAGGATTTCAAACATATAGGGGAGTTAAAAGATGAATATTTTATACTTTTTCCAAATGATCAGAGCCAGCTGTATTATCAGCAGATCATTAATTTATGCGCTGATCAGGGTTTTACACCAAAACTATCGCATCGCTCTATCCATGCGCCAACTATATTCAAACTCGTGGAGAATGGAATGGGACTTTCTATTATCCCGACTTCCTTAGCTACCCCGGGCAATCAAGGGGTTAAATTTATCGAATTGAAAAACATACCTCAGCAAACTGAGCTGTATGCGGTATGGAAAAAGATCAATGATAATCCTGCGTTGCCTTATTTATTAGAAATGCTTGTCTGATGCTATTATTATAGATAGTTTTGGGGATGTTGAAAATTTTTAAAGCAATCGCGTTTAGCTCCACATTCCTTTTACTATTTAATTTCAATTCTTCTGCACAGGATAAGCCTGCATTTTGGGATGATATACAAGCTATCAAACAATATGACAGAGTTTATGCACCTCCAAAAGACCCGATTTTATTTATTGGAAGTTCTTCAATCAGGTTATGGGTTGATTTTACCAGAACATTTAAAGATTACACCGTATTAAACAGAGGAATTGGTGGCGCAGTGACCAGTGACGTAGACCGTTATCTGGAAGATATTGTATTTCCTTACCATCCAAAACAACTGATCATTTATGTAGGTGAAAATGACCTGATTAAAGCAGCATCCGGAGAGGAAGTATTCCAGAGTTTTAAAAAGCTGTATACTGATATAAGAGTTAAATTACCCGTAGTCCCTATTGTTTATATAGCGATCAAAGCAAGTCCTTCCAGAGCACAATACTTATCAAAAGGGGTAAAAGCTAATCAATTGGTACAAGATTTTTTAAAAGGAGAGCAGAATACCGTATTTCTTGATATCTACAAGCCGATGTTTGATAAAAAAGGAGAAATGCAGCCTGAATTATTTAAAGAAGATATGCTGCATATGAATGCTTCCGGATATGAAATCTGGAATAAATTACTGAAACCTTACTTATTAAAAGATTAAGATACAAGATGATCCCTGCCCGTAATAAACCAGGGATCATCTTGTATTTAGCGATAATCAGGATCAATCATCGTGGTATGATCCTTAAATGCCAGATTTGCAATCTCATCCTTTCGCATAAATTTAACACCAGGTTGTTTAGCCGCGTAAGCTAGAAACTGATCTAAAACTTTGACTTGTGCAGGTGTTCCACTGATTCTATCATGCGTGCTAATTGACATTTGTCTGCGGTATTTTTCACCTTCCTCATACAATTGATCAAATTCCAGTCTTAACTGTTCACCAAATTGTTGTGAAGAAAAATAACGGCCTTCCAGCAATTGGATATCATTACAGCGCAGGGTGTAAGGAACAACGGCAAAATTCTTTCCTTTTACAGGGATTAAAAAAGGTTCATCCCGGCTTAAGTCATCAATATGATAAGTAAAACCGAGCTCCTGTAATATAGCCAGCGTATTTTTACTTCTTCGTAACCAGTTGCAATTGTAACCAACCGCTGTTTTTCCAGTGATCTCTTTAATAATTGCAACGCCATCCTGAATAAATTTCTTCTCTTGTTGGTAAGATAGATTATACTGTGGTGTCCAGTTTAAACCGTGCGCTGCTGCCTCATGGCCGCGTTTTACAATTTCACGCGCCAGATCAGGACTATGTTTTACCGCCTCACCGATCATATGGCTGGTCACTTTGATATTATATTTATCCCACAGCGCTAATAAACGGGGAATTCCCTGTTTATAACCATACTGAAACCATGTTTTAGCAGGTAAATCGGTATAACCTTTTTCCAGGTTTGGTGGAAAAGGGCTGTCAAAACCCGTTTCTGGTTCTCCGCCAGCTTCAAATTGCATGGAAATGGAAATAACAAGCCGGCTGCCATCAGCCCATTTTGACGGCTTTTGTAAATCTCCTACAGGAGCCTGAGGTTGTGATACCGGCTTATCAATTACTTTTGAAAATCCTGTAGCAGGTAACAGGAGGGAGCCTGCACCTAAAATTGCTGACTGGCGGATAAAATCTTTTCTTGTACTCATCTTATTTTCTGCTGATTAGTTGATCAATTGATATTTTATTAAAATCCAGGTAGCGATATAATACAGCAAAATATGCCCCATGGTAAGCGGGCAAGCACATAGGTTATATTGATATCTTTCATAAGTCAAATTTGAGAGGAAAACAGACCAGATTATAAGTAGAACACTGCTAAGTTTTTGTATCTTTCCGCTATGAAGCGCTATCGCCAGTTTTTGCCTGTAATTATTTCAGATTTTGAAATTACGAACTGGGAGCATCCTGTGCATAATCATAACCACTATGAGCTGATCTATATCAAAAAAGGAACGGGTCTTCATCATCTCAATAAGGGAATTATCAATTATAAACAGGGAGATCTGTTTTTGCTGGGGCCTGAAGATGAACACTACTTTGAAATCAAAGAGAGTACCCGTTTTGTTTTTCTGAAATTTACTGATTTCTATCTTCATGGAGAGGAGAAAGTAAAAGATCAGTGGGTTCAGGAAATGGAGTATCTGATCAAGAACAAGGAAATTGGTTTATCAGGGTTTGAACTGAAGACTATCGATCAGCTGGTAATAGACTCTATTTATGAAGTTATTATCAATCTGAAGCCCGATCTTCAGACCAATGAGCGTTTAATCTGGCTTCAGATCATGGCCCTTGCGACCATCCTCAGAAGAAACCTTCCTGAAATTACTTCCCAAGAAAGAAAGGGTAAAGAAATGGAATCGGTTTTCGCTTATATCCACGAACATATTTACACGCCTCACCGGCTTAAAGCACAGGTTATGGCCAGTCATTTTCATACGACTCCTGATTATATCGGCCCTTATTTTAAAAGA
The sequence above is drawn from the Pedobacter cryoconitis genome and encodes:
- a CDS encoding saccharopine dehydrogenase family protein; translation: MINKILSLGLGKVGTLVATLLSDQFEVTGMDKQAPHYDYELPFAIATGDVSDLVLMEKMIGQFDAVVSALPFFLNSPIARIAHSLGKHYFDLTEDVPTTNEIRKLSETATAVMAPQCGLAPGLIGIIGAHLGNDFEKLRSIDMRVGALPKYPNGAMGYAFNWSAAGVVNEYINDAEAIHHGQRKMVPSLQGKEAIQINGALYEAFYTSGGLGTMCETYAGKLDRLDYKTIRYPGHCDLMNFLINELHMKEDKQRLEDILKNAKPPVDEDVVIIYADAEGWKNNELKRNEFCRSYGPIELNGNSWRAISWTTAASIVAVVEMVANGSLPSKGFIKQEEISFEALLNTKCGSLFK
- a CDS encoding LysR family transcriptional regulator: MISITNQIELRHLNYFKLLAEELHYRKAAEKLFISQSALSQQIKQLEQCLGHSLFDRNNKRVVLNEAGKLFYKDAVQVIQKMQIAVNNVQLLQKGNTGQLGISFVASAMQSILPVLLKQFNSDCPNIEFHLEELTNKEQLLALEKGDIDLGFMRSNQVGQEMMIKSVYKETFTLVLPADHPMSAQDFKHIGELKDEYFILFPNDQSQLYYQQIINLCADQGFTPKLSHRSIHAPTIFKLVENGMGLSIIPTSLATPGNQGVKFIELKNIPQQTELYAVWKKINDNPALPYLLEMLV
- a CDS encoding GDSL-type esterase/lipase family protein, which encodes MLKIFKAIAFSSTFLLLFNFNSSAQDKPAFWDDIQAIKQYDRVYAPPKDPILFIGSSSIRLWVDFTRTFKDYTVLNRGIGGAVTSDVDRYLEDIVFPYHPKQLIIYVGENDLIKAASGEEVFQSFKKLYTDIRVKLPVVPIVYIAIKASPSRAQYLSKGVKANQLVQDFLKGEQNTVFLDIYKPMFDKKGEMQPELFKEDMLHMNASGYEIWNKLLKPYLLKD
- a CDS encoding polysaccharide deacetylase family protein, with product MSTRKDFIRQSAILGAGSLLLPATGFSKVIDKPVSQPQAPVGDLQKPSKWADGSRLVISISMQFEAGGEPETGFDSPFPPNLEKGYTDLPAKTWFQYGYKQGIPRLLALWDKYNIKVTSHMIGEAVKHSPDLAREIVKRGHEAAAHGLNWTPQYNLSYQQEKKFIQDGVAIIKEITGKTAVGYNCNWLRRSKNTLAILQELGFTYHIDDLSRDEPFLIPVKGKNFAVVPYTLRCNDIQLLEGRYFSSQQFGEQLRLEFDQLYEEGEKYRRQMSISTHDRISGTPAQVKVLDQFLAYAAKQPGVKFMRKDEIANLAFKDHTTMIDPDYR
- a CDS encoding AraC family transcriptional regulator produces the protein MKRYRQFLPVIISDFEITNWEHPVHNHNHYELIYIKKGTGLHHLNKGIINYKQGDLFLLGPEDEHYFEIKESTRFVFLKFTDFYLHGEEKVKDQWVQEMEYLIKNKEIGLSGFELKTIDQLVIDSIYEVIINLKPDLQTNERLIWLQIMALATILRRNLPEITSQERKGKEMESVFAYIHEHIYTPHRLKAQVMASHFHTTPDYIGPYFKRNTGITMRDYIGNYRRTLIQKRMASGYYSLKQIVLEFGLTDESHVSKLLKNKQNL